The following proteins are co-located in the Macadamia integrifolia cultivar HAES 741 chromosome 3, SCU_Mint_v3, whole genome shotgun sequence genome:
- the LOC122073233 gene encoding blue copper protein-like, whose product MESNTVAGVLITILTLCAVAPSLATSYTVGDTAGWTTNVDYSTWTKGKTFAVGDTLVFNYPGGHTVDEVSGTDYSSCALGNSISTDSSGSTKITLKTTGPHYYICGITGHCASGMKLAVTVTGAASTTPSTGTTPTTTTPATTTPTTTSPSTTTSSTINSSPATLSPTIAILFSCLAVFKLILSPLA is encoded by the exons atgGAAAGTAACACAGTGGCTGGAGTTTTGATAACGATCCTTACATTGTGTGCTGTGGCACCGAGCTTGGCTACATCTTACACAGTCGGCGATACGGCTGGTTGGACAACAAATGTTGATTATAGCACATGGACCAAAGGGAAGACCTTCGCCGTCGGTGACACCCTTG TTTTTAACTATCCAGGAGGACATACAGTGGATGAGGTGAGTGGAACTGACTACAGCAGTTGCGCATTGGGGAATTCTATTAGCACAGATAGCAGTGGGTCCACCAAAATTACTCTCAAGACAACAGGACCCCATTACTACATTTGTGGAATAACTGGTCACTGTGCAAGTGGGATGAAGTTAGCTGTCACAGTGACAGGAGCTGCTTCAACAACACCATCAACTGGtaccacccccaccaccactaCCCCggccaccaccacccccaccaccacctcaccctccaccaccacctcctctaCCATAAACTCATCCCCAGCCACTCTTTCTCCAACCATAGCCATATTGTTCTCTTGTCTTGCAGTTTTTAAGttgattctctctcccttgGCCTAG